aacacggtgaatgtgGAATGAGAAGAATATAGGTATggaacatggtgaaccattcaccgtgtttgaacacggtgaatgattcaccgtgtttgggaaaaatataatatattgtattgcgaaaaaatataagaaaagtaTATGGGggtgtttaaacacggtgaatgaagAAAGGAATATAGGTATGGAccacagtgaaccattcactgtgtttgaacatagtgaatgattcactgtatTCAACTTAAAACCATAGTGCTgatgtggcgcctgcgtggcggGGATAGGgccaaatttgtaattataaatttgatggggttatttgtaaaaaaaaaagtattttgagagggccaaatgcaaaaaaaagccctctAGGTGGGGTTGTCAGTGGATAcagatatctaaaattttatcagaatTTGAATATGAGTGAAGCAAGTTTATTTGAAGCTAAAGGGATATGGTTTCGGATACggatataagaaataaaaatcggacggattcgggttcggatataaattttGTCTGAATCTATTATGAACCCAAATAacttttacattatataatatatatgaaaatttagtcTTATATCTGAATTTGTACTTTGATacttagattttaatataatacgTTTGAAATGCGGTAAAAAGACATAATTGTTTTATATTCGATTTTGGATGTGGAATTTCAAAACTTGTCGGGTTCAGATTTAAATTTGGGTTTGGGGTTTGGttgtcgggttcggattcgggtttttaaaacCTAGCCTGAATCCGACCTGTTGACGCTCctaacttttactttttttcaagAATAAAAAAGTACAGTTAAAACTATATGCAacgaaataatattttatattaaatctCAAGCACTTCACCATCCAAGTAAATGGTGACCGAAATATGTTATCGAAATATGTTATATgtacattcaaaaataaattctaaatattacaTCCATCcatcctaaaataaaattagtagtTTTTGGATGGATAGTATTCAATTTAGGGTTAATTACGCTagtagtccccaaccttttcaTCAATTTTCACTTGGAtccctaactttttttttttgcaattaaatccttaatctcttgattttattacaattaggtcccaaccgttaaaaaatctattaaaattaacggaatcctcACGTCAGCGCCTATTTGGCATCCTTTTGCATGTTAATTTAGGTTTctaaactttgcacattttttactttagtctctaaaaataaaaattcaaaattttaaatttaaaatcaaaaataatattaaaatttttttgcaatccgctgACACAACGCTACCGTGGTACTGACATGGTCCctccgtggcgctgacatggtgctgacgtgggtatttttcgtcaattttaacaCCTGTCTAACTgctgggacttaattgaaatgaaatcaagagattagatactcaattgcaaaaaaaaaaggttagggacctaagtgaaaattggtgaaaaggttggggactactagtgtaattaacccttaaaTTTATACTGATACTTTTAAGTGTACAGCTAGCATTGTTCTGCTCGGCAGCGGAAAATTGATATGGGACTATGGTTATACTCAAGAGGTTAGGagggttaagcgtgctagaattAGAATAGTTCTAGGATGGTTGATTCTCTAAAAAGTGGGGCGTCACAGGTAATATTGGTTAAGCTCAGGAGGTTAAGACGGTTAAGTATGTTAGAACTAGAGTAGCTCTAGAATAGATGATCCTCTGGGAAGCGGGGCGTCATAGTTAGTATTAAAGCCAATCGCCAGTAGGAAATATGAGATGATATAACGGGCGGAGCCCGGCTCCCGGACTGATGAttgttgtgggtggagcgcCACTCTCCACAAGGTTGGCTATGACTAGCAAGACTGAGAAGTGAGACATCACAACTAATCTAGTCCTAGACTCTCTCAAACTTTGGGCTTAGCTACTATCCAAAATACTATAACTGAATTAAGATATTTAACTATACTATACCTTATATATGGAACTATTCCAAATCCCGAGGGTGTCACATTTCCTCCTTTCCTCTTTAAGCTTTGATGTTCTCATCAAACTCACAAACACCAGATGATGTGAGACTCCTCTTGCTAGACTTAACGGATCTTGTGGAAAACCACACTCTGCCCACAATGACTGTCAGCCGAAAAACCGCGCTCTACCGGCTACATGATTTTACCTCAGCCGAAGATCATTTCACACTTCTAATTGGTAATTGACTCTGATACTAATTGTGACAGCCTAAACTACTCTTAATTTTAGAGCATGCTCAAAgcgattttaatttttctcagCCTTATAAAGAATTGGAGGTGCATTTCAACAGTATCAGACTAATGCTTCTCCAATGGCTGGGGTTCTAACCatcattttatttagaaaaaaacttcaaatacaatccatgtagtttcgcacttttccACTTTattatcatgtggtttaaagtgtatcactttcatactccgtgattttatttttctctttttattatcccttCCACTatattttcgttaaatcagtgacaaagttaaaactaaaaggtattaaagtaaatattcgataaattacaggtgaggtatctgaaatttttttgtatataatttaataaaaagttactgctgacgaaaagagaaaaataaaaccacagagtactaaattgatatacttaaaccacaaggtactaaaatgagaaagtgcgaaaccacgggatggtatttgaagtttatccttttaTTTATAAACTATCATAATATCATCTATCATTTTATTTGTATCAAAGGagataaaaaaatctaaagtgctttaatttttttttaaaaaaaatcttcctATATCTAGGGCAGCAGATaagcttcttttttcttttcttttttttttttttttgcctcatTCCAAGCTTCTGGAATAGAGTAGAACTGTTCAAAGGAGCACCAACATTCTATCATCACAAATTCaaatactaaaattcaaataactatttcaaaattataagtGTATAATTAGGTTAGAATACTTTTGGAAGCTCAAAGAGAGTTTACTTTTGCATTGCTTCCCTTATAGAACATCTGAACCAATGattgatataaatatattctaaactatttgaagtttctaggaGTGTAATTTTATGATGTCATTTTTCTGTTATTCAAGTGGTTCAAAATTTAACAACTTCGACTTATATAATGTGAATTTGACATAACTAGATCACTACGTAAACGATGTcataaaatcatgaaatttgatttctattaAGTACAAATAgcctaaattatatttaatgataCCGATCATCCATTTGGATATCTCATTGCTGAAAACGACACTAAAGTAAACTCTCTTATTTACTTCTATAAGTATTCTAGCCTGGCTCCAAAAATATTATCagcataataaataaaaatttcaaaataaactcTTCCATTTACTTCCAACAGGAATGATCAATATAGACATTTAATCTTCACCACATTATGGGCTAGTTTGGTTCACTTATTTTCGACTATAAAATCGTAATGAGATTCATTAACTCTGATAGTTGTTTGTTTTAAAGAAATTGAATTCCGATTCCCATCCAGAGTGGAATGAGACTTGAACCAATTTATTTATGTCCCAATCCGATTTTGAATTATGTACTGACCCATTCCAAAATAAACCACTcaaaacccttctctctcttaaCGAAAATCCTATTTCAAAATCCTAAATATCcattccgattttcattccaataacAAATTAAACATTTCTAGGTGCTTCGTCATTCTATTTCCTATTCCAATGCAATCCAATTTCATTTCTCATTCATACTCCAATCATAAACCAAACATACCCTACAAGTAAAGAGTAACAAAGCCAAACAATTTCAACCTTGTATAGCACAACTTGGATGTTTAATCGCATGAGAAGTTAACTGAGAAAATAAGATGCATTTCACCATCAATTCACTAATAAACAACTCATTACCTGAAAATCTTCGAGCTTATTCGGTACTCCAGGATATCACTCGACCGAAAGCTGAACTCACCTTATACCCTATAACCTCTCTTAATAACTCTACTCTACACTGTGAATCACCGCTGTAAGACAAAACAGAAAATGGTTATATAGAAGATGGTCCAGCCAATAAGATGTCGCAGCTGATCAGTTATTGCGTGGCGATTGTAAAATTGTATCTCAAATTCATATTAACTACATATAATTTCCGTGGCATCCGCTGAAAGGCTTACcaacaagaaaaaataatagaaaattcgCAAGGTTTATTAAGTCTGTAACTTACGGGCTCCAAAAGGATCAAAAAACCTTCTCGGTCAAGATTTCTCCCGCACGAATAATAAGACAATCGGGCTCTTTGCTGAATAATGAaacaataaggaaaaaaaaaaagattatttgaTTACTATTAGGGGGTTATGTACTAACTGTTCCTACCATGTTGCAGCAATCAATCTGCAGTATCCATTGGCTTTTTCCGAAAGAAGGCCTGGACCAATGAAACCACTGCTATCAGCGCAATCTGAACATGTTCCGATGTGTTGGTCCTCACAGAAACCTGACCTAATCTTCTACTATTGAGATTACCACTAATAGAAACTTTTGAACCACGGCCAACTCGGAAATCCGACTGAAAACTGCCGCCCAAAACCATCTCTTTCTCAAAGGAGAGGATGGTGCCCGCCAAAATTACCTTCTCATCCCTTACAGGATAATCTTTCCCCTTTATTGTTGCCTCCAAACTTCCCCCGTACGCCACTTGACCGCCGCCCCCCATCCGACCAGTGTTCATTGTCAGCTTAAATCTCTTTCCTAACGAAATCGAGTCCTCAACTTTTGCCCCGAAGAAATACATATCACCAAATTTAGTAACGGAAAGCCCAGCTCCCATTGTGTTGAAGGATAAATTGCGGAATCTAGCATCGCTACGAAGAGTGGAAACCAATTCTTTACCGGCGGTTTGAATGTCCAGTCCGCTGTGTAAGGAGTGGCCACTTGGGTCCATGTAATTTGCCGCACATTccgattggatagtaaaatcttCTTTATCCTTTCTCATTTGTCCTGCGAGAGAAATATAAGTCCTTCTCTTTACATCTCGAGAAAACTCTATATTGATCCCGTCGAACCCAACATCATGATCCCATCCTTGAGGATCCAAAACAGGCCTCGAAAGCCACTGATCATTACCTACTAAGCAGCGATATCTATAGGCTGGATTCTCAGAGTCAAAACTTTGAGCAATTGCTATATCCAATACTTGCATAGCCTCTTCGGAAGGATTCTCGTAATCCTCACTGTCATTTGAAGTATCATTATTATCCTGAACCATGGCCATCTTTTGCTTTCTAACTTCTTCTTTCCATTGTTTCTTTAGAAAAAGAGTCTCGCGATAGTCCAACTCATCAAGATAAGACTTTTTCTGATTCTCAGATAATTTCTGGAATTGGGTTTTGGTTAGTATTCGAATTGGAGGTAGCTGATCGTATTCATCCTCATCATTATCTGAGAGATCATCCATTTCACTCTCCATGCCCCCGGAATTAGCTAAAGAATGGGGCCTAAGGAGTGAAGAGAGGAGATGGGGCATCGAGGGCACTCTGTTGCTTGCTGGTGTTAATTGAAAGCTATCCTGAAATTTTAGAAGAGAGTTCGCTTCGCCCAATACCTTTGTAGCTGTACACAACAGCAAGAATCTGGAAATCCAAGCTTGGCCACTTCGGAGAACTTTTTCGcctttgttgtttgttttacacATTGGATGATTCTCAACTAATATTACAGGATTATCAAGCTGAGTGCTAGAAACAGCTTGGTGTATATAATGTTGAATCATGTTTGTCCAATAGTGAACCAACGCTTCATAATTCACAGGATAGCCGTCGGCCCCTTcaggaagaggagaggaagcATGTGTCATAACAAGAACAGTACTGAACCAGATCGAAGAACCAAAGACTTCAGTTATAAGCTTGAAAAGCGGATATTCATTGTAATTCCTGCCAGTGAGATCTAGCcgctcaaaatataaaacaacatCAGGCGGAGACTTTCGAATGAAACTTCTAATTTCTTGCATGATCTTCCTGTTTCTTCTTTGATTACCATGGGGAGGTGAAAGACCGGGTGTATCAATAACTGTGACATTAATTCCTTTAATGTTTCCAGAAACTTCTTGGATTTTGTCAGTGGAAGGTTGGAATGGATCAGTAATTACCTTTTCCTGATCAAAGATTGCGTTTATGGTTGCGCTCTTGCCCACACCAGTTTTGCCCAATAAAAGAATCTTGATCGAAAAGTCGAGGGGGGGTCGATTAGTTGCCTCCTGCTCTGCTGCTATAGCCCTAGCTTTGTTGATCTTAAGACAAGTCCTCTTTATTTCTGAATCAGTTGCTCGAATTAAGCTAGCGAGGTGCAATCTGTATAGAACCTGTGCAACCACATTATTTTCGGGTGACTCTCCTATTCTACGAACAAGGCGCAAGAACTTGATTTGGAGAGACTCGACTCTTTTTAAAGGATCTGCATCCTTATCATCGCATTCGTATTGAGCAGGATCAGAAGTTGAAGTCGAAACCAGCTGAGAAGAGGCTGATAATTCTGTTACTTGGTCATAATCGGAATTAGCACTACTGGCATATCCTGTTCCCACCATGTTAGTTCTCTCTACTGTACCTACAAAAGTCAAAGGATCATAATTACTCAAGTTGCTTCAAGCCTCTAATCTGGAGATGGAGTCATTGAGCAGATCCAGCTCATTCTCTTAATAGATAGTGGATTTAGAAAGCAGGAACAGTACAACAATTTTATCACAACGTGATAATTATAAATTACAGGAAAAACAGATTAAGAAAGAGATCTTTTGTTAAAAGTAATCAATCAAATTTCAACAAAAGATTAGAAAATAGTGACAAAGAGCATTAGGTTTTGCACCAGTCACAAGAAGAGACATTATTGTATTTCCGTGCCAAAAAAGCACCTGTGTAAGGGAACTAGGAGAAATGAATGGGAGAAAACATAACAGAGGGTCAAAATAAAGAAGGTTGACGGCTAGGACTGTCATATCGGTCCACAGGACAACTGTGGTGGGCATTTGCCGACTTTGGTGTGTCCACAATGTTGCAAGCTCATACATGCCTACGCATAACAGTGCCTTTGTACTCAATGAGTGTCAGCATGTGCCATGTTGATCTCCGACGAGCACAGAAACATGCTAGGGAAAGTAAATCCATGATGGACATACTTTGAAATAGGAAAGCTGATTTTCATGCCCTTGTGAAAAATAGAGGGAAAAAAACAGTAGTTTTCATGTCAACGGATTTATCAAGAATGACATCCCGAGCTACATTGCTAGCTAATGAATGCTCACTGTTTCAACATGTTCAAAGCACGCAAATTTGTCTTAgttatcttttctcaaaaaaaaaaaaaaagtgtcttAGTCATCACAACATCATTCCTCGTTATGGACTATTAGTTCAAACCTCCTATCTTTCCTCCTTTCCTTTAAGTTAAAACAAGTGTGTTGCAAGTAGAGACCAAAAATAGCTTCCAAGTTCCAATAGAAACCGAGTATGATAAATCAACAAGGAAAGTTAGTCCTAGAGCTAATAAAGGAAAAGGATTTATAAAAGGAGGCAAAACTAATGAGCTTAAGTTTGATATTAggttgtaattaatttttcaacaGCCAAAACTAGGGTCAATTTCCAATAACATTGAGTTCTTCTAAAAATGCACCAAAACTAGCAATAAGAAAAGACGATGCAAAATATCCACAGAACGTCACGAATTTTTTTGTGTAATGGGAATGACGAGAGACATCATGATTTACAGCAGAAATATACTATACCTTGAACTCCAGGTTCTCCATTCGGAGAATCCTCATCAAAGAAGCTGAAAGGCCTCGCTGACAACAATTTCTTAGATACCAACCGGCAGAAAAGCCACTTCTTGAAATCCATGGTCCTACATAAAAGAGCAAGAAAAAATCAATACACATCCAGCGCAGTTCGATAGCAACCATATGTTAGCGAGTATCAACTAAGTTGGCGTTCGATGATGTCGAGAGTAACTTCAAAACATAGATTACAAAGCTCGTGGCATAACTACAAAGCTCGTGGCATAACTATAAGGccatgatgatgataataatgataatgataataaataatgataacAATACTTTATCTTAGTGTTCCGTCAACTGCTATCTAATTTCTACAAAATGCCATATTTTTCTAGCATTTACAGGATAAACTGAACCGGAAAATCGTTCCAGGATTCCTCAAATTATCCAATTGACAAAATTCCCattttctctaatttcttctttctctttaaatACTTACATATCACCAAATTCACAATTGATTCCGTAAATAGAAGCATGCGAACTACATCAAATACAAAGAAGAGAACGGACTTATCAACTCTTCTGATTCATGATTAGCTCGCACAGTCatcttcttttaaaaaataaaagctaaaaacaaaaaagaaaaaaaaaaaacaacgcgTAATCACCAGGGCACTCTAGCACatagaatttgattttttttataaaaaaaatataagaaaaaacaaaaagaagtaTCATACGAAGCCTAAAATTACAATCCCTACAATAACATGCTACTAAATCTCTTCGAATCCTTTCAAACTACTCTTTTTTGCCTTGATTTGGCTTTTGAATAACCAAATTAATCAACAAATAAGGAGCGAACGCAGGAGAGGTTTCGACCCCAATACCTAATTCAAGAACGCCGCGTCCGATTCTTCGGATTCGCCGTGGGAACGGGGAGATTGAAGCATAATATTACAATCTAATTGGAGCAATTATTGGGCAAATTATAGGGGGGATTCGAAGATGGTGTGTGTGAGagcgagggagagagagagaagagattaGGGTTTCGTCTCCGTCCAAAGATTGGGGATTTGGTTTTCGCCTTCTTtttggggaaaacttcaaaaaccacccctgtggtttcgtactttctcactttagtaccctgtggtttaaaacgtatcaatttgcccccctgtggtttcgtttttctctttttgttatcaattttattattatttttttcttaaatcagtgacaaagttaaaattaaaggatactaaagtgaatattcgataaatatagatggttatctgaagttttttgtatataatttaacgaaatattaacgaaaaagcttccgaaaagataaaaatgaaaccacaggggggcaaattgatacattttaaaccacagggtactaaagtgagaatgcacgaaaccacaggggggtttttgaagttttcccttctttttgtcccgttagtattttttttcttttttttttctttttttttttttctaattaacgTTCTTTACTTCTTTTTCGACTTTGGtcggataaaaataaaataaagggttaatttcacttAGGCCCCTACTAATACAGTAAATTGCAAACatatccctataaaatttaatttttatatattgtttttgtaaaaattcggatattttcaa
This window of the Ananas comosus cultivar F153 linkage group 19, ASM154086v1, whole genome shotgun sequence genome carries:
- the LOC109724897 gene encoding translocase of chloroplast 90, chloroplastic, whose translation is MDFKKWLFCRLVSKKLLSARPFSFFDEDSPNGEPGVQGTVERTNMVGTGYASSANSDYDQVTELSASSQLVSTSTSDPAQYECDDKDADPLKRVESLQIKFLRLVRRIGESPENNVVAQVLYRLHLASLIRATDSEIKRTCLKINKARAIAAEQEATNRPPLDFSIKILLLGKTGVGKSATINAIFDQEKVITDPFQPSTDKIQEVSGNIKGINVTVIDTPGLSPPHGNQRRNRKIMQEIRSFIRKSPPDVVLYFERLDLTGRNYNEYPLFKLITEVFGSSIWFSTVLVMTHASSPLPEGADGYPVNYEALVHYWTNMIQHYIHQAVSSTQLDNPVILVENHPMCKTNNKGEKVLRSGQAWISRFLLLCTATKVLGEANSLLKFQDSFQLTPASNRVPSMPHLLSSLLRPHSLANSGGMESEMDDLSDNDEDEYDQLPPIRILTKTQFQKLSENQKKSYLDELDYRETLFLKKQWKEEVRKQKMAMVQDNNDTSNDSEDYENPSEEAMQVLDIAIAQSFDSENPAYRYRCLVGNDQWLSRPVLDPQGWDHDVGFDGINIEFSRDVKRRTYISLAGQMRKDKEDFTIQSECAANYMDPSGHSLHSGLDIQTAGKELVSTLRSDARFRNLSFNTMGAGLSVTKFGDMYFFGAKVEDSISLGKRFKLTMNTGRMGGGGQVAYGGSLEATIKGKDYPVRDEKVILAGTILSFEKEMVLGGSFQSDFRVGRGSKVSISGNLNSRRLGQVSVRTNTSEHVQIALIAVVSLVQAFFRKKPMDTAD